A region from the Janthinobacterium agaricidamnosum genome encodes:
- a CDS encoding sulfite reductase subunit alpha: MIFTHDTTRLALLAALSLSYAGVCLAPWLRARARRRASAAAKAALANSPAWLVAYASQTGNAEELATQTAQSLQLAGIPVRLCALAEVTAVDLQQAERTLFLVSTYGEGDAPDNAAAFMGRLMTGGLALPQLHYAVLALGDRSYGQFCGFGRALDAWLAAQGASRLFERIEVDRSASVSIEQWFQHLSHLAGTSDAPDWSAPAFGDWRLTHRQLLNPGSAGGAIYHVELAPVAGSLPDWQSGDLVQVTAPADPSQPREYSIASIPRDGGVHLLVRQHAHPDGSLGRASGWLTAQAKVGDVVQLRLRQHKRFRLEDNAQRPLILIGNGSGIAGLRGHLKSRVLAGQRRNWLIFGERNLAHDFHYREEIEGWHASGDLPRLDLAFSRDQTERTYVQDRLRGNADEVKLWLEQGAAIYICGSLAGMAGGVDQALQEILGRPALDALAAEGRYRRDVY; encoded by the coding sequence ATGATTTTTACGCACGATACGACGCGGCTGGCCTTGCTGGCGGCCCTGTCCCTCAGCTACGCGGGCGTGTGCCTGGCGCCTTGGTTGCGCGCGCGCGCCAGGCGCCGCGCGTCCGCCGCCGCCAAGGCGGCGCTGGCAAACAGTCCCGCCTGGCTGGTGGCGTATGCAAGCCAGACGGGCAATGCCGAGGAACTGGCCACGCAAACGGCGCAGAGCCTGCAACTGGCCGGCATCCCCGTGCGCCTGTGCGCGCTGGCCGAAGTCACGGCCGTTGATCTGCAACAAGCCGAACGGACTCTGTTTTTAGTCAGCACCTATGGCGAAGGCGATGCGCCCGACAATGCGGCCGCCTTCATGGGCCGCCTGATGACGGGCGGGCTGGCGCTGCCGCAATTGCATTACGCCGTGCTGGCCCTGGGCGACCGCAGCTATGGCCAGTTTTGCGGTTTCGGCCGCGCGCTCGATGCCTGGCTGGCGGCGCAGGGCGCCTCGCGCCTGTTCGAGCGCATCGAAGTCGACCGCAGCGCCAGCGTCAGCATCGAGCAATGGTTCCAGCATCTGAGTCACCTGGCCGGCACCAGCGACGCGCCCGACTGGAGCGCGCCCGCCTTCGGCGACTGGCGCCTGACGCACAGGCAGCTGCTCAACCCGGGCAGCGCGGGCGGCGCCATCTATCACGTGGAACTGGCGCCCGTGGCCGGCAGCTTGCCTGACTGGCAGTCGGGCGACCTGGTGCAGGTGACGGCGCCCGCCGACCCCTCGCAGCCGCGCGAATATTCGATCGCTTCGATTCCGCGCGATGGCGGCGTGCACTTGCTGGTGCGCCAGCATGCGCATCCCGACGGCAGCCTGGGCCGGGCCTCGGGCTGGCTCACGGCGCAGGCCAAGGTGGGCGACGTGGTGCAACTGCGCTTGCGCCAGCATAAACGCTTCCGGCTGGAAGACAATGCCCAGCGGCCATTGATTTTGATCGGCAACGGCAGCGGCATCGCCGGTCTGCGCGGCCACCTGAAGAGCCGCGTGCTGGCAGGGCAGCGGCGCAACTGGCTGATCTTTGGCGAGCGCAACCTGGCCCACGATTTTCATTATCGCGAAGAGATTGAAGGCTGGCATGCCAGCGGCGACCTGCCGCGCCTGGACCTGGCGTTTTCGCGCGACCAGACGGAGCGCACCTACGTGCAGGACCGCCTGCGCGGCAATGCCGATGAAGTCAAGCTGTGGCTGGAGCAGGGCGCGGCCATCTATATCTGCGGCAGCCTGGCCGGCATGGCGGGCGGTGTAGACCAGGCCCTGCAGGAGATACTGGGCCGGCCTGCGCTCGACGCGCTGGCGGCCGAAGGGCGCTACCGGCGCGACGTGTATTAA
- a CDS encoding FAD:protein FMN transferase: MRRVLLPQHISDQAAPPGAAIRDLRGLTMGTSWSVRLLESAMPGRAGSADLQQGLQQQLDLVVAQMSHWSDESDLGRFNRAEPGSWHSLPAAFCEVLGFAMHVSQASGGAYDPCAGVLVNLWGFGPRHRYDEPGFLPPNKETVALLLSQRQRRRLELDLPARRARQPGGLQLDLSAIAKGYGVDRLARYLDRQGIGHYLVEVGGELRGAGSKPDGQPWWVMLEQVDGAYADLHPPEMLLALHGLSVATSGDYRRFFQDGTARFSHTIDPRSGMPIANQLASVTVVHEQCMAADAWSTALTVLGAEAGMALAEEQGLAARFLQRDGSGFHETLSSHMLAMLDE; encoded by the coding sequence ATGCGCCGGGTCCTGCTGCCGCAGCATATTTCCGATCAGGCCGCGCCGCCCGGCGCCGCGATCCGGGACTTGCGTGGCTTGACCATGGGCACCAGCTGGTCGGTGCGCCTGCTCGAGTCCGCCATGCCGGGACGCGCCGGCAGCGCCGACCTGCAGCAGGGCTTGCAGCAGCAGCTGGACCTGGTCGTGGCGCAAATGAGTCACTGGAGCGATGAGTCCGACCTGGGCCGCTTCAACCGGGCCGAACCCGGCAGCTGGCACAGCCTGCCCGCCGCCTTTTGCGAGGTGCTGGGCTTTGCCATGCACGTGTCGCAGGCGTCCGGTGGCGCATACGACCCGTGTGCGGGCGTCCTCGTCAACCTGTGGGGCTTCGGCCCCCGCCATCGCTACGACGAGCCCGGTTTCCTGCCGCCGAACAAAGAGACGGTGGCCTTGCTGCTGTCGCAGCGCCAGCGCCGCCGCCTGGAGCTGGACTTGCCGGCCCGCCGCGCGCGTCAGCCGGGCGGCTTGCAGCTCGATTTATCGGCCATCGCCAAGGGGTATGGCGTGGATCGCCTGGCGCGCTATCTGGACAGGCAGGGCATCGGCCATTACCTGGTCGAAGTGGGCGGCGAGCTGCGCGGCGCCGGCAGCAAGCCCGACGGCCAGCCGTGGTGGGTGATGCTGGAACAGGTCGATGGCGCCTACGCGGATCTACATCCGCCGGAAATGCTGCTGGCGCTGCACGGCTTGTCCGTGGCCACGTCGGGCGACTACCGGCGTTTCTTCCAGGACGGCACGGCGCGTTTCTCACACACCATCGATCCGCGCAGCGGCATGCCGATCGCCAATCAACTCGCTTCCGTCACCGTCGTGCATGAGCAATGCATGGCGGCCGACGCCTGGTCGACGGCCCTGACCGTGCTCGGTGCCGAGGCCGGCATGGCGCTGGCCGAAGAGCAGGGCCTGGCCGCGCGCTTCCTGCAGCGCGACGGCTCTGGCTTTCACGAAACGCTGAGCAGCCACATGCTGGCCATGCTCGACGAATGA
- a CDS encoding DUF4198 domain-containing protein, producing the protein MLKQLNKPLIALALAGLAMNAHAHRGWMVPSSTMVESKDAWVTVDAAVSDGLFEIDHQPLRLDALQVTGPDGAKVAPANTLTGRLRSVFDVKMEKPGTYKAAIVSQNVMGSYKLNGEQKRFRGNEETFKKEVPADAQELKITRTAARLETFFSNGETSTEVFKPTGVGLEFVPVTHPNDLRAGEKATWRFLIDGKPAANQAFSLVPGGVRYRGVLGEIRQSTDAKGEITFTVPAAGMYYLSSTWPAAAPAVAGQPPAMPERRMTYAATVEVLPQ; encoded by the coding sequence ATGTTGAAGCAACTGAATAAACCGCTGATCGCCCTGGCGCTGGCCGGCCTGGCCATGAATGCCCACGCCCACCGGGGCTGGATGGTGCCATCGAGCACGATGGTGGAAAGCAAGGACGCCTGGGTGACGGTGGACGCTGCCGTCTCCGACGGCCTGTTCGAGATCGACCACCAGCCGCTGCGCCTGGATGCGCTGCAAGTGACCGGCCCCGATGGCGCGAAAGTGGCGCCGGCGAATACGCTCACGGGCCGTTTGCGCAGCGTCTTCGACGTAAAAATGGAAAAGCCGGGCACGTATAAAGCGGCCATCGTGTCGCAAAACGTGATGGGCAGCTACAAGCTCAATGGCGAGCAGAAGCGTTTCCGCGGCAATGAAGAGACGTTCAAGAAGGAAGTGCCGGCCGACGCGCAAGAGCTGAAAATCACGCGCACGGCAGCGCGGCTGGAAACTTTCTTCAGCAATGGCGAAACCAGCACGGAAGTGTTCAAGCCGACGGGCGTGGGCCTGGAATTCGTGCCGGTGACCCATCCGAACGACTTGCGCGCGGGCGAAAAAGCCACGTGGCGCTTCCTGATCGACGGCAAGCCGGCCGCGAATCAGGCCTTCAGCCTGGTGCCGGGCGGCGTGCGCTACCGTGGCGTGCTGGGGGAAATCCGCCAGAGCACCGATGCCAAGGGCGAGATCACGTTCACCGTGCCGGCCGCCGGCATGTATTACCTGAGCAGCACCTGGCCAGCGGCCGCCCCGGCCGTGGCCGGCCAGCCGCCAGCCATGCCGGAGCGCCGCATGACCTACGCGGCCACCGTGGAAGTGCTGCCGCAGTAA
- a CDS encoding DUF2271 domain-containing protein has product MKLRYSLALGLPLIGTSAMAADLSLKLEIPQLNVAEYHRPYVAAWLETADQKVVGNLAVLYDVKKKDKAGEKWLKDMRQWWRKSGRDLAMPVDGVSGATRAPGEHTLTFPGAKALLDKLPAGEYQVVVEAAREAGGRELVRVPFQWPLKSAQSVPGKGKEELGNVVVQLKP; this is encoded by the coding sequence ATGAAATTACGCTACTCCCTGGCGCTTGGCCTTCCCCTGATCGGTACGTCGGCGATGGCTGCCGACCTGTCCCTGAAGCTTGAAATCCCGCAACTGAACGTGGCGGAATACCACCGCCCCTACGTGGCGGCGTGGCTGGAAACGGCCGATCAAAAGGTCGTTGGCAATCTGGCTGTGCTGTATGACGTGAAAAAGAAGGACAAGGCGGGCGAAAAATGGCTGAAGGACATGCGTCAATGGTGGCGCAAGAGCGGCCGCGACCTGGCCATGCCAGTGGACGGCGTCAGCGGCGCCACGCGCGCGCCGGGCGAACATACCCTGACTTTCCCTGGCGCCAAGGCCTTGCTCGACAAGCTGCCGGCCGGCGAATACCAGGTGGTGGTGGAAGCGGCACGCGAAGCGGGCGGACGCGAACTGGTGCGCGTGCCGTTCCAGTGGCCGCTGAAATCGGCCCAGTCCGTTCCTGGCAAGGGCAAGGAAGAACTCGGCAATGTCGTCGTCCAACTCAAACCTTAA
- a CDS encoding PepSY-associated TM helix domain-containing protein, producing the protein MHSAGAADKARNNASRAVWLKNLHQWHWISSALCLLGMFLFAITGITLNHAGQIESKPSITRQKAQLPAPLVTELAAFATGHDGANAPMPAAAETWLKQQWSLNAGGRPAEWSIDEVYLPLPKAGGDAWVRIGLEDGAAEYELTDRGWVSWLNDVHKGRNTGVAWSWFIDIFAGACIVFCLTGLLILKFHAANRPFTWPMVGLGILIPCAIALLFIH; encoded by the coding sequence ATGCATAGTGCGGGCGCCGCCGACAAGGCCAGGAACAACGCCAGCCGCGCCGTCTGGCTGAAGAACTTGCATCAATGGCACTGGATCAGCTCGGCACTTTGTTTGCTGGGCATGTTTTTGTTCGCCATCACCGGCATCACCCTGAACCACGCCGGTCAGATCGAGTCGAAACCGTCGATCACGCGCCAGAAGGCGCAGTTGCCGGCGCCCCTCGTCACGGAACTGGCCGCCTTTGCCACCGGGCATGACGGCGCCAATGCACCGATGCCGGCCGCCGCGGAAACCTGGCTCAAGCAGCAGTGGTCGCTCAACGCGGGCGGGCGTCCCGCCGAATGGTCGATCGACGAAGTGTATTTGCCGTTGCCCAAGGCAGGCGGCGACGCCTGGGTGCGCATCGGCCTGGAAGACGGGGCCGCCGAATATGAATTGACGGACCGGGGCTGGGTGTCCTGGCTCAACGACGTGCACAAGGGCCGCAACACGGGCGTCGCCTGGAGCTGGTTCATCGACATCTTTGCCGGCGCCTGCATCGTGTTTTGCCTGACGGGGCTATTGATTTTGAAGTTCCACGCGGCCAACCGGCCATTTACGTGGCCGATGGTTGGCCTCGGCATTCTGATACCTTGCGCGATCGCCTTGCTGTTTATCCACTGA
- a CDS encoding pyridoxamine 5'-phosphate oxidase family protein, giving the protein MQSYSSEQLASIAAKIKDVKFGMLTTSDDMRTLTSRPLTQQQVDNEGQIWFFVSDEANYTRDLLNNPQVNVSFVDTGDSLYVSVCGHAQLLKDRAKAEELWNPLVKAWFPGGLDDPKLSLIKVTIQSAEYWDSSASKMMQFYEMAKAAITGEPPKDMGEHGRVDL; this is encoded by the coding sequence ATGCAATCGTATTCCAGCGAACAACTGGCCAGCATCGCGGCCAAGATCAAGGACGTCAAATTCGGCATGCTGACCACCAGCGACGACATGCGCACCCTCACCAGCCGGCCGCTGACGCAGCAGCAGGTCGATAACGAAGGGCAGATCTGGTTCTTTGTTTCCGACGAGGCCAACTATACGCGCGACTTGCTGAACAATCCGCAAGTCAATGTCAGCTTCGTCGACACGGGCGACAGCCTGTATGTATCCGTCTGCGGCCACGCGCAGCTGCTGAAAGACCGCGCCAAGGCGGAGGAATTGTGGAATCCGCTCGTGAAAGCCTGGTTCCCGGGCGGGCTCGACGATCCGAAGCTGTCGCTGATCAAGGTGACGATCCAGTCGGCCGAGTATTGGGATAGCAGCGCCAGCAAGATGATGCAATTCTATGAAATGGCCAAGGCCGCCATCACGGGCGAGCCGCCGAAAGACATGGGCGAACACGGCCGGGTCGATCTGTAG
- a CDS encoding DUF2239 family protein — MHTPAPPQLTAFAGKRKVAAGPLHALAQTLKELVTRDPDAQILIFDDASGSQVDLNLHGSLADVLQRLPRAATPAPQDDAPAPARTAGRPKLGVVAREITLLPRHWEWLATQPGGASVALRKLVEHAQRGNKLHDEQRQAREAAYKVMNALAGDAPGFEEASRALFAGKQAAFLACVQEWPADVREHVLQLARRAWLESEES; from the coding sequence ATGCATACCCCCGCACCACCTCAGCTCACCGCCTTTGCCGGCAAGCGAAAAGTCGCCGCCGGCCCTTTACATGCGCTTGCGCAAACACTGAAGGAACTGGTGACGCGCGATCCCGATGCGCAGATCCTGATTTTCGACGATGCCAGCGGCAGCCAGGTCGACCTGAACCTGCACGGCAGCCTGGCCGACGTGCTGCAGCGCCTGCCTCGCGCGGCAACGCCGGCGCCGCAGGACGACGCTCCCGCCCCGGCGCGCACGGCAGGCCGCCCGAAGCTGGGCGTCGTGGCGCGCGAAATCACTTTGCTGCCCCGTCACTGGGAATGGCTGGCGACGCAGCCGGGCGGCGCTTCCGTCGCCTTGCGCAAACTGGTGGAACACGCGCAGCGCGGCAACAAGCTGCACGATGAGCAGCGCCAGGCACGCGAAGCGGCCTATAAAGTCATGAATGCGCTGGCCGGCGATGCGCCAGGCTTCGAGGAAGCAAGCCGCGCCCTGTTCGCCGGCAAGCAAGCAGCGTTTCTCGCATGCGTACAGGAATGGCCAGCGGACGTGCGCGAACACGTCTTGCAGCTGGCCCGGCGCGCGTGGCTTGAGAGTGAAGAAAGTTAG